One window from the genome of Pseudanabaena yagii GIHE-NHR1 encodes:
- a CDS encoding FAD-dependent oxidoreductase codes for MKKIISKIRFSYYTIFTGIALAIALVPHAIANTPNQTSIPRKVDQTEDCEILIVGGGVAGTAATYEGLLAGRTVCMTEITDWIGGQITSQGTSALDEAKKQRSLWYFPKGYTEFRQRIEQKYGKLNAGDCWVSVSCFIPNTAQQILVEMLQEAERKGNGKLKWFPNTVIKKLEISADGKLIDSAIAIQHRPAPNTAPLNSEPLSQIIDDAYRYENSSRLQKQIIRFVPLTNSSIPNSQKRPSDWFVIDSTETGEIIALADVPYRLGIDPRSHLNPSSPVTENDAYCTQGFTYTFAMEQSSEAQPQQKPSFYDRYLPYYGSDPKPSLANFDNIFTYRRIWSTATDQPKKNAFGVSSMKAGDISMQNWVWGNDYRPGTDKDNLIYSREQLWRSGQLEPNGWMGGLRQSTLKSGEEIAIGFYYWLVAGTTDSQQKTNWKKPFPNHRLLTGFDSPMGTLHGLSKYPYIRESRRIIGRPSYGYSEGFSMSEIDVSQVDFSTETYRQNLSQEAYRNLWKALAGLEAASAIRNNTEPQKISRRTRSTIYPDAIGIAQYYLDFHPCLSEYPVEKSGNTERAGVRNGHGAAFPGQIPLRSLIPQKIDNLIVSGKNIAYSYIVAAGYRVHSYEWSVGAAAGTTASFALTEGILPYQLVESLPRVNPLLTKLQQTLVQNDNAIAFPDTSIFNLNWSDWKIW; via the coding sequence TTGAAGAAGATTATTTCTAAAATTCGTTTCTCTTATTACACGATTTTTACGGGAATCGCATTAGCGATCGCACTAGTTCCTCATGCGATCGCTAATACCCCAAACCAAACTTCTATTCCTCGCAAAGTCGATCAGACTGAAGATTGTGAAATCCTGATTGTGGGTGGAGGTGTAGCAGGTACAGCCGCCACCTATGAGGGATTACTCGCAGGGCGAACTGTTTGCATGACAGAGATTACCGATTGGATCGGTGGACAGATTACATCTCAAGGTACTTCGGCTCTGGATGAAGCGAAGAAACAGCGTAGTCTCTGGTACTTCCCTAAGGGCTATACCGAATTTCGTCAGAGGATCGAACAGAAATATGGCAAATTAAATGCAGGAGACTGTTGGGTAAGTGTTTCCTGTTTTATTCCTAATACTGCACAGCAAATATTAGTGGAAATGTTGCAGGAGGCGGAACGTAAAGGTAATGGCAAATTAAAATGGTTTCCCAATACAGTTATTAAAAAGTTAGAAATTAGCGCTGATGGCAAATTAATTGATAGTGCGATCGCCATTCAACATCGACCTGCACCAAACACTGCCCCATTAAATAGTGAGCCACTTTCGCAAATCATCGACGATGCCTATCGCTACGAAAATTCATCGCGATTACAAAAACAAATTATTCGTTTTGTGCCTTTAACCAATTCTTCAATCCCAAATTCTCAAAAGCGTCCTAGTGATTGGTTTGTGATCGATTCCACAGAAACGGGTGAAATTATTGCTTTAGCAGATGTGCCCTATCGTCTCGGTATCGATCCGCGATCGCACCTGAATCCATCATCCCCTGTCACCGAAAATGATGCTTACTGTACACAGGGCTTTACCTACACCTTTGCAATGGAGCAGTCAAGCGAGGCACAACCTCAACAAAAGCCTAGTTTTTACGATCGCTATTTGCCCTATTACGGCTCTGACCCGAAACCAAGTCTCGCCAATTTTGACAATATTTTTACCTATCGCCGCATTTGGAGTACTGCAACTGATCAGCCCAAAAAGAATGCCTTTGGCGTTTCATCGATGAAGGCAGGTGATATCTCCATGCAGAACTGGGTCTGGGGCAATGACTATCGCCCCGGCACGGACAAAGATAATTTGATTTATTCCAGAGAGCAATTATGGCGATCGGGGCAATTGGAACCCAATGGCTGGATGGGCGGCTTGAGGCAATCAACCCTCAAAAGTGGTGAAGAAATTGCCATCGGTTTTTACTATTGGCTAGTGGCTGGCACAACCGACTCCCAACAAAAAACTAATTGGAAAAAGCCTTTCCCAAATCATCGCTTACTGACGGGCTTTGACTCGCCAATGGGAACTCTGCATGGACTATCCAAATATCCCTATATTCGTGAATCAAGAAGAATTATCGGTCGTCCTTCCTATGGCTATTCTGAAGGCTTCAGTATGTCTGAAATCGATGTGTCACAGGTGGACTTTAGTACGGAAACCTATCGCCAAAACCTCTCACAGGAAGCCTATCGCAATTTATGGAAAGCTTTAGCAGGTTTAGAGGCAGCTAGTGCGATTCGGAATAATACGGAGCCACAAAAAATCTCCCGCCGCACCCGTTCGACCATTTATCCCGATGCGATCGGCATTGCCCAATATTATCTCGACTTCCATCCCTGCCTCAGTGAATATCCCGTCGAAAAATCAGGCAATACGGAACGCGCAGGAGTTCGTAATGGTCATGGAGCCGCATTCCCCGGACAAATCCCTTTGCGATCGCTCATTCCCCAAAAGATCGATAATTTAATCGTCTCTGGCAAAAATATTGCCTATAGCTACATCGTCGCCGCAGGTTATCGCGTCCATTCCTACGAATGGTCAGTGGGAGCCGCCGCAGGCACAACTGCATCTTTTGCCCTGACAGAAGGTATTTTACCCTATCAATTAGTTGAGAGCTTGCCGAGAGTTAACCCACTACTCACCAAATTACAGCAAACTCTAGTGCAGAATGATAATGCGATCGCTTTCCCAGACACTTCTATTTTCAATCTCAATTGGAGTGACTGGAAAATCTGGTAA
- a CDS encoding iron uptake porin: MVYIKKSVTQPLVATSVLLAIFNIGNANAVELKSSSTSQNASNAANILQKIEKDTLVETPTLESDKNAQNVTSVSQLTDVKPTDWSFTALQSLVERYGCIAGYPDRTYRGKKALSRYEFAAGLNACLDKINEIISAGLADKVSKDDLAAIKKLQEEFAAELATLRGRVDALDAKVTKLEAQQFSTTTKLNATVIFALADTFGGVGTGTNAQNPQKTTDATNLNFSYRARLNFDTSFTGKDLLRTRLQAGNNPNLGNATNTQMARLAFAQDTVNVFQIDKFYYRFPIGNSATAYAGVSKLDPDDIADTLNPYYESSDKGALSRFGRYDPLIFRGPSGAGIGFSYKVAPEFTVAASYLANSDTAANATGQAGLFGGGYIANLQMVYAPTSNLKFGLAYARSFEPGSNVNFAQNTGSNFGNKPFATGTGNGTGFDTSADRYGAQFNWLASKSFNLGGWVSFANARQESGAGVGNTANLFNWGVTLAFPDLFATGNTGGIIFGQPPKVTSNTNAARIDPDTSYILELQYNFRVSKNISITPGIFAVFNPNQNALNPTTWVATVRTLFSF, from the coding sequence ATGGTTTACATTAAAAAGTCAGTAACACAACCACTCGTAGCAACATCAGTTCTACTAGCAATCTTCAATATTGGGAACGCCAATGCAGTTGAACTAAAATCAAGTTCAACTTCCCAAAATGCAAGCAATGCAGCCAATATCCTGCAAAAAATCGAAAAAGATACTCTTGTTGAAACTCCAACCTTAGAGTCTGATAAAAACGCTCAAAATGTTACATCTGTATCTCAACTTACAGATGTCAAGCCCACCGATTGGTCATTTACCGCTTTACAATCTTTAGTAGAAAGATATGGATGTATCGCTGGCTATCCTGATCGCACCTATCGTGGCAAAAAAGCCCTATCTCGTTATGAGTTTGCAGCAGGTCTCAACGCTTGTCTAGACAAAATCAACGAAATTATTTCTGCTGGTTTAGCTGACAAAGTTAGCAAGGATGACCTAGCAGCTATTAAAAAACTTCAAGAAGAGTTTGCTGCTGAGCTTGCTACCTTGCGAGGAAGGGTAGATGCTCTGGATGCCAAAGTAACTAAACTGGAAGCTCAGCAATTCTCGACAACTACCAAACTCAATGCCACAGTAATTTTTGCCCTTGCTGATACCTTTGGCGGTGTAGGAACAGGAACTAACGCTCAAAATCCTCAAAAAACTACTGATGCGACTAACCTCAATTTCTCCTATCGTGCGAGATTGAACTTTGACACCAGCTTTACAGGGAAAGATTTACTGCGTACCCGTTTACAAGCTGGTAACAATCCAAACTTGGGTAATGCAACTAATACCCAAATGGCGCGTTTAGCCTTTGCCCAAGATACAGTTAATGTATTTCAGATTGATAAGTTCTACTACAGATTCCCAATTGGCAATAGCGCAACTGCTTACGCTGGTGTCAGCAAATTAGATCCAGATGATATCGCCGATACTCTCAATCCATATTATGAGAGTAGTGACAAAGGTGCTTTATCAAGATTTGGTCGTTATGATCCATTGATTTTCCGTGGTCCTTCAGGAGCAGGTATTGGATTCTCCTATAAAGTTGCACCAGAATTTACAGTTGCAGCTAGCTATTTAGCTAATTCTGACACTGCTGCTAATGCGACTGGACAGGCTGGCTTATTTGGTGGTGGCTACATTGCTAACTTGCAAATGGTTTATGCTCCAACATCAAATTTGAAATTTGGATTGGCATATGCCCGTAGTTTTGAGCCTGGAAGTAACGTCAATTTTGCTCAAAACACTGGCAGTAACTTTGGCAACAAGCCATTTGCTACTGGTACTGGTAATGGTACTGGATTTGATACATCTGCTGATCGCTATGGTGCTCAATTTAATTGGCTAGCATCCAAAAGCTTTAACTTAGGCGGCTGGGTTAGTTTTGCTAATGCTCGCCAAGAATCAGGCGCAGGTGTAGGTAACACTGCTAATTTATTTAACTGGGGAGTTACCCTTGCATTCCCAGACCTATTTGCTACTGGCAATACAGGCGGTATCATTTTTGGACAGCCTCCCAAGGTAACTTCTAACACGAATGCCGCACGGATTGATCCAGATACTTCATACATTTTGGAATTGCAATACAACTTCCGTGTTAGCAAAAATATCTCGATTACCCCTGGCATCTTTGCGGTATTTAACCCCAATCAAAATGCTTTAAACCCTACCACTTGGGTAGCAACTGTTAGAACTCTATTCAGTTTCTAA
- a CDS encoding metallophosphoesterase family protein yields MKIQRLLNSSLFRFIVFAIASCSLIVLLTNQPVFSKNDESVFSDKDVDFSFVVVGCNRVDKADIAKTSPSTANIEQLKRTFKEVSELSPPPKFLFFAGDLVMGYTSDVKTLESQLKGWRDLYENSPLASSKTTLIPITGNHETQNEKKASYEGAEKAWLKVMAPYLKYAGNGPHAGGKDNLKTDQSKLTYSFDYKGTHFVVLNTDPVGRDWSVPKEWIAKDLATAKSRFAKHIFAIGHKPAYAYPNNLYSQPEDKEDGLGRLYPEDRDQFWTSLVANKAEAMLAAHNHVYSRAKPKGNTWQIIAGNGGSKLDKLIDQSKNNAFGFTVISVMKDNHIMVTSYGRDVPKEGYLAPSEKYPTTIRDRGDITWNN; encoded by the coding sequence ATGAAAATTCAGCGCCTTCTTAATTCCTCTTTATTTCGATTTATTGTCTTTGCGATCGCTAGTTGTAGTCTGATTGTTTTATTGACAAACCAGCCTGTTTTCTCAAAAAACGATGAGTCAGTATTTTCTGATAAAGATGTGGACTTTTCGTTTGTTGTCGTTGGCTGTAACCGTGTCGATAAAGCAGATATTGCTAAAACTAGTCCTAGCACTGCCAATATCGAACAACTCAAGCGGACTTTTAAGGAGGTGTCTGAATTATCGCCTCCCCCGAAATTTCTGTTTTTCGCGGGGGATCTCGTCATGGGTTATACCTCTGATGTGAAGACCCTTGAATCCCAATTAAAAGGTTGGCGCGATCTCTATGAGAATTCGCCCTTGGCATCGAGTAAAACTACCTTGATTCCAATTACAGGCAACCATGAAACCCAAAACGAGAAGAAGGCATCCTATGAAGGTGCAGAAAAAGCTTGGTTAAAGGTCATGGCTCCCTACTTGAAGTATGCGGGAAATGGTCCTCACGCTGGTGGTAAAGATAATCTCAAAACTGATCAAAGTAAGTTGACCTATTCCTTTGATTACAAAGGAACCCATTTCGTTGTTCTTAATACTGACCCCGTTGGTCGTGATTGGAGCGTGCCAAAGGAATGGATTGCCAAGGATCTGGCGACAGCTAAGTCTCGTTTTGCTAAGCATATTTTTGCGATCGGACATAAGCCCGCCTATGCCTATCCCAACAATCTGTACAGTCAGCCAGAAGATAAGGAAGATGGATTAGGCAGGTTATATCCTGAGGATCGGGATCAGTTTTGGACAAGTCTGGTCGCTAATAAAGCAGAAGCTATGCTGGCGGCGCATAATCATGTTTATTCTCGCGCCAAGCCTAAGGGCAATACTTGGCAAATCATCGCTGGTAACGGTGGCAGCAAGCTCGACAAGTTAATTGACCAATCAAAAAATAATGCCTTTGGTTTTACGGTCATCAGTGTGATGAAAGACAATCACATAATGGTGACAAGTTATGGGCGTGATGTTCCCAAAGAAGGCTACCTTGCACCTAGCGAAAAATACCCTACAACCATTCGCGATCGCGGCGACATTACTTGGAATAACTAA